In a genomic window of Helianthus annuus cultivar XRQ/B chromosome 10, HanXRQr2.0-SUNRISE, whole genome shotgun sequence:
- the LOC110882751 gene encoding uncharacterized protein LOC110882751, whose amino-acid sequence MYLSEIEQPAITLLNDLDLNVDNYTISIRISWTVRSDVLFGGKVIVFGGDFRQILLVVPNGGRQEIVNTSLCSSYLWRKCKLLSLTRNIRLTVGRPSFEVEEINNFAKWLMDVGEGNVGGSNDGEAIIEIPPDLLIDSTSNPISSLVDFVYPSILENYNDRNYFSNRAIIAPKNEVVHEINDRLLALFPGEEKEYFSSDSLRPTEDGNADQQKIYSPDVLNGLKVSGLPNHRLVLKVGVPIMLLRNIDQRNGMCNGTRLKVTKLYSRVIEAEIISGGNIGSRTFIPRINLVPSDRKIPFAFQRRQFPIVVCFAMTINKSQGQPLSKVGLYLRQPVFTDGQLYVALSRVTRRDGIKLLILDNEGRPTNKTMNVVYKEIFNDL is encoded by the exons AAATAGAACAACCTGCAATCACCCTGTTGAATGATTTGGACCTCAACGTTGATAACTACACCATCAGCATTCGCATT TCATGGACAGTGAG ATCTGATGTTTTGTTTGGAGGTAAGGttattgtttttggtggtgattttAGGCAAATATTACTTGTTGTTCCAAACGGTGGACGACAAGAAATTGTGAATACCTCATTATGTTCGTCTTATCTATGGAGGAAGTGTAAGTTGTTGAGTTTAACTAGAAATATAAGGTTAACCGTTGGAAGACCTTCATTTGAAGTTGAAGAGATCAATAATTTTGCAAAATGGTTGATGGATGTGGGTGAGGGAAATGTTGGTGGTTCGAATGATGGAGAAGCAATAATTGAAATACCACCTGATCTTTTAATTGACAGCACATCTAACCCAATTTCTAGCCTGGTTGATTTTGTCTATCCGTCAATCTTGGAAAACTACAATGATCGTAATTACTTTAGTAATAGGGCTATAATTGCGCCTAAGAATGAGGTTGTTCACGAGATTAATGACAGATTGTTGGCATTATTCCCAGGTGAAGAAAAAGAGTATTTTAGTTCTGACAGTCTACGCCCCACTGAAGATGGCAATGCTGATCAGCAAAAAATATACTCACCTGACGTGTTGAACGGTCTTAAAGTATCTGGTTTACCAAATCATAGGTTAGTACTTAAAGTTGGTGTTCCAATAATGTTGTTACGAAATATTGACCAACGAAATGGTATGTGTAACGGTACAAGGTTAAAGGTTACAAAACTTTACAGCCGTGTAATTGAAGCTGAGATAATTTCAGGTGGAAATATTGGTTCTCGGACATTCATACCTAGAATTAATTTGGTACCTTCGGATAGAAAGATTCCTTTCGCATTTCAAAGGAGGCAATTTCCAATAGTTGTATGTTTTGCGATGACGATCAACAAAAGCCAGGGCCAGCCGCTATCTAAGGTTGGTTTGTACTTGAGACAACCAGTTTTCACAGATGGTCAATTGTACGTAGCTTTATCGAGGGTTACAAGACGAGATGGAATCAAGTTACTAATACTAGACAATGAAGGCAGACCTACAAATAAAACAATGAATGTTGTATATAAAGAGATATTCAATGACTTGTGA